The following are encoded together in the Bradyrhizobium algeriense genome:
- a CDS encoding class I SAM-dependent methyltransferase — protein MVGISEFKYSGGSLNASHRYLLPAILNILHNTSSSVLEKSLFELGCGNGSVANEIHKLGFRVAGVDPSTEGIAMAKRHYPHLNLRIGSSYDDLKGQFGTFSYVMSLEVIPLVHDPRPFSRTICELLTDDGYAMISTPYHGYFKNLAIAAVGGFDNHVNPLLDYGYAKFWSVQTLRTLLEETGFRSIEFVRVGRIPALAKSMIAVARKK, from the coding sequence CGGCTCCCTGAACGCTTCCCATCGTTACTTGTTGCCCGCCATTCTGAATATCTTGCACAACACATCTTCAAGCGTTCTGGAGAAATCGCTGTTTGAGTTGGGCTGCGGTAATGGATCAGTGGCTAACGAAATTCATAAACTCGGATTCCGAGTTGCCGGCGTCGATCCTTCAACCGAAGGCATCGCGATGGCCAAGCGGCACTATCCCCATCTCAATCTAAGAATCGGGTCTTCATACGATGACCTCAAGGGACAGTTTGGAACATTCTCGTACGTCATGAGCCTTGAAGTCATCCCGCTTGTCCATGATCCGAGGCCATTTTCCAGAACCATTTGCGAGCTTCTTACAGATGATGGCTACGCTATGATCAGCACGCCATATCATGGCTATTTCAAGAACCTGGCTATCGCCGCTGTTGGGGGCTTTGACAATCACGTCAACCCTCTATTGGACTATGGGTATGCTAAGTTCTGGTCGGTACAAACGCTGAGAACTCTCCTGGAGGAGACCGGATTCAGATCAATCGAATTCGTTCGGGTTGGGCGTATTCCTGCACTCGCGAAATCGATGATTGCGGTAGCCAGAAAGAAATGA